One stretch of Sphingomonas rosea DNA includes these proteins:
- a CDS encoding ribose-phosphate pyrophosphokinase: MKLLAGNSNAPLARAISDYLELPLTKASVRRFADEEIFVEIHENVRGEDVFLIQSTSYPANDNLMELLICVDALRRASARRITAVLPYFGYARQDRKPGPRTPISAKLVANLITTAGANRVLSVDLHAGQIQGFFDIPTDNLFGAPVMSADIQARFGDQPITVVSPDVGGVVRARSLAKRLANAPLAIVDKRREKAGESEVMNIIGDVEGRFCILIDDIVDSAGTLCNAAAALKAQGAIGVVAYVTHGVLSGGAAARVAASELTELVVTDSIYAGEADLPGTKIRRLTIAPLLAEAIRRTADESSVSSLFD; encoded by the coding sequence ATGAAGCTTTTGGCCGGCAATTCGAATGCGCCCCTGGCGCGCGCCATCAGCGATTATCTCGAGCTGCCGCTGACCAAGGCCAGCGTTCGCCGTTTCGCCGACGAGGAGATCTTCGTCGAAATCCACGAGAATGTCCGCGGCGAGGACGTGTTTCTCATCCAGTCGACCAGCTATCCGGCGAACGACAATCTGATGGAGCTGCTGATCTGCGTCGATGCGCTGCGCCGCGCTTCGGCCCGCCGGATCACCGCGGTACTCCCTTATTTCGGCTATGCTCGGCAGGACCGGAAGCCGGGACCCCGAACGCCCATTTCGGCCAAGCTCGTCGCCAACCTCATCACCACCGCCGGCGCCAATCGCGTGCTCTCGGTCGATCTCCACGCCGGGCAGATCCAGGGGTTCTTCGACATCCCGACCGACAATCTGTTCGGTGCACCGGTCATGAGCGCGGACATCCAGGCGCGCTTCGGCGACCAGCCGATCACGGTCGTGTCGCCCGACGTCGGCGGTGTGGTTCGCGCGCGCAGCCTTGCCAAGCGCCTCGCCAACGCCCCGCTCGCGATCGTCGACAAGCGCCGTGAGAAGGCCGGCGAATCGGAAGTGATGAACATCATCGGTGACGTCGAGGGGCGCTTCTGCATCCTGATCGACGATATCGTCGATTCGGCCGGCACCCTGTGCAACGCCGCCGCCGCGCTGAAGGCGCAAGGCGCGATCGGGGTGGTCGCCTACGTCACCCACGGCGTGCTTTCGGGCGGCGCGGCCGCGCGCGTGGCGGCGAGCGAGCTTACCGAGCTGGTGGTGACCGACAGCATCTATGCGGGTGAGGCCGACCTGCCGGGAACCAAGATCCGCCGCCTGACGATCGCCCCGCTGCTCGCCGAGGCGATCCGGCGCACCGCCGACGAATCGAGCGTGTCGAGCCTGTTCGACTAA
- a CDS encoding transglutaminase-like cysteine peptidase has product MLVLVSLAVPVSADVAASASAPDAESVTVTAPTRPNLFGTVAIPGPQGRWADKWRKVMGDLAGDRALAALVAPARSMGRLEQLRYLQAQVDHRVGWRSDATQYGARSYWASSSETLASGRGDDDDRAILKFQALRELGYPRNDYYLMMGRDRVRGDYVMLVAKAEGRWWLLEEQGDQPVLAERRSGFEPAASFGAGRAWIHGRPLRLGSATATATGAASIASRARP; this is encoded by the coding sequence ATGCTCGTCCTCGTCAGTCTCGCCGTTCCCGTCTCCGCCGATGTCGCGGCGTCGGCCTCCGCGCCCGACGCCGAAAGCGTGACGGTGACGGCGCCGACCCGGCCCAACCTGTTCGGAACCGTGGCCATTCCCGGACCGCAGGGGCGCTGGGCAGACAAGTGGCGCAAGGTCATGGGCGACCTCGCCGGTGATCGCGCGCTGGCCGCGCTGGTCGCGCCGGCCCGCAGCATGGGCCGTCTCGAGCAGCTTCGCTATCTCCAGGCGCAAGTCGATCATCGCGTCGGCTGGCGTTCGGACGCGACCCAATATGGCGCGCGAAGCTACTGGGCGAGTTCGTCGGAGACCCTGGCGTCGGGACGCGGCGATGACGACGACCGCGCGATCCTCAAGTTCCAGGCGCTTCGCGAGCTCGGTTATCCGCGGAACGACTATTATCTGATGATGGGCCGCGACCGGGTGCGCGGCGACTATGTCATGCTCGTCGCCAAGGCCGAGGGCCGCTGGTGGCTCCTCGAAGAGCAGGGAGACCAGCCTGTCCTGGCCGAACGGCGCTCGGGTTTCGAACCGGCCGCAAGCTTCGGTGCGGGCCGTGCATGGATCCATGGCCGGCCGCTGCGCCTCGGCTCGGCGACCGCGACTGCAACCGGCGCGGCGTCGATCGCCAGCCGCGCCCGCCCTTAG
- a CDS encoding PspC domain-containing protein: MERRFSLNKSDAKVMGVAAGLADMTGVDPLIVRLAIILAVMVTGPIALVLYIAAGLLAPDA, encoded by the coding sequence GTGGAACGCCGTTTCTCGCTGAACAAGTCTGACGCCAAGGTGATGGGTGTGGCCGCCGGGCTCGCCGACATGACCGGCGTCGACCCGCTGATCGTCCGTCTCGCCATCATTCTCGCGGTCATGGTCACGGGACCGATCGCTCTCGTGCTCTACATCGCCGCCGGCTTGCTCGCACCCGACGCATGA
- a CDS encoding DUF4402 domain-containing protein, whose translation MKKILVAAAAMAAFAAAAPAAAQNAPVSALTKATANARLIKPLTLTALRDLNFGTIVMGNLTGNDTVSISGAGVVSCGASGNLTCAGTPTSAGYRITGTQGQVVVVSSAAPSFPLTGSNGGTLSFVPSFPATVTLGAVGSAANDFSVGGSVVIGATTPDGVYKGDIDIQVAYQ comes from the coding sequence ATGAAGAAGATTCTCGTTGCTGCAGCCGCCATGGCTGCGTTCGCCGCTGCCGCGCCGGCCGCGGCACAGAATGCGCCGGTCAGCGCGCTGACCAAGGCGACCGCCAATGCTCGACTGATCAAGCCGCTGACGCTCACTGCGCTGCGCGACCTTAACTTCGGCACCATCGTCATGGGCAACCTGACCGGCAACGATACGGTCAGCATCAGCGGCGCGGGCGTCGTCAGCTGCGGCGCGTCGGGCAACCTCACCTGTGCGGGGACGCCGACCTCGGCGGGCTATCGCATCACCGGCACGCAGGGTCAGGTCGTCGTCGTTTCGTCGGCCGCCCCGAGCTTCCCGCTCACGGGCAGTAACGGTGGCACATTGAGCTTCGTGCCGAGCTTCCCGGCGACCGTCACCCTGGGCGCGGTCGGCAGCGCGGCCAATGACTTCAGCGTCGGCGGCTCGGTGGTCATCGGTGCGACCACCCCGGACGGCGTCTACAAGGGCGACATCGATATCCAGGTTGCCTATCAATAA